The Rhipicephalus sanguineus isolate Rsan-2018 chromosome 4, BIME_Rsan_1.4, whole genome shotgun sequence DNA window agtgacaattattcagagctgttcgtgactttgctgcggccctgaaaagcaataattgaaaatgtatgccagctttcttttgtcgcatgcgaattttccatactttctggtgatacgaatttcggatgatacgagtattcttggtgatcccgcgagattcgtattaccgaggttttactgtacttttaTTGCATTATCCCAATTACTTGTTATTTTCTAAAAGCCAATTCGTCCCCTACCTATTCACTTTATGCCTAAACATTATTTGTGATCAAAATATTCTGATTGGTCAAGAATCTGGGGATAAAAATAAGCAATGTAACGATAGAAAAAATGAGTTTCCATTTTTTATAAGAGGaataaaatcgtttttttttgccatcgttATATATCTTATGTTTGCCACCCGATTTTTGGTCAATCCCCCCAGATTGTGCGTGAGCCAACACTCTAATGATCTACTACTACTCATAGGCATTCATCTTATGAAGACCGTCGATGCTACATCTAAGTGGAATCTCAATCGATTCCTTTCATGGCCTCAATATGTTGTGTTCATAAGGTCTACATCCGTTCGTGTAACACCGAATGACAGTACGATGTCTGCCGCCAGTGTAAAAGCCTTTTCCTTGGTAGGTTCTGAACACGTTTAGCGGAGCCTACGCATTTGCAAAATGCTTTCAGGACATTTATTGACAAAGCTTTGCTCGCAGCTGTAAACAGACCATCAAGAATATAATCTATGTTGCAACCATTACAAAtagattttttttgcatttattttgaATGCCACTCAAGTATATTAGTAAGAAACTATGTCCTCAAGGACGACAGTATCCAATTTATGAGTCACCTCCATTAGTGAGGACCAGCATCAATTTACATTGCACTCAAGGAGCAACCAATGtgtaaaaaagagaaaatgtgTAACTTGACCGAGGGTGTCACATGGATTTAATGTTACATTCTTCGTAAAAGCTCGTTACAGCACAAAACTTGATTCTTGTTCGTCTAGGCTTTTCCCAAGCACACATTTGCATGCACGTTTTTCAGGGCCCAGTGTCGTAGTGCAGCTACGGCTGTGCACCTCTGGATTTCTAAGCCCCCTCGTTAATGCGCCTATGCTTTGCATCCTCAAGACTTGCATGTGCATTAGGAACTTGCGCTGACGAATCACTTGAGAAGGTTTTGCCTGCAGGAGCTGGTAATCACATATCCGTTGTGCCTCCTTTTCACACCCTgaattgaaaaaacaaaaactgaaaaAGACATGAGAGACCAAGAATATTTTTGAACCTCGCGGCTGTTTTTACTTGTGGTCTCAAGGGGTTAAATTTCAACTCTCATAGAAAAaaactggcagatcccacgccttgcgggaatcggtttcatgcgaagcagtcagagagcagtgttctatgctgcattttttggctttgagccaagcgttacgaggtggataggcGCGTTTTCGTCAGTGTAGTAGTTGTATGCGCATTGTGGGCCTACCAAGCACGTCCACTACACtgtcgtttaaagggtaactgacGTAACGTAAGCACTCACGTCAACGCACAGACGTCAGTATGTGGAACCCatgtgcactttgcggtgcgatgatgtgaatatcacacgtaactttctttagcgtattcctccgaggtcgggcaacgcttgaatacagcttgctggatcatagagatacaaatgtaatgtttattagactgctataaaagcggagcccacACTGGAACCACTATTGACGCTaaaccgacatgacgcctgcacagggtctttttccaaagcagtttgaagacctagcgtggctctgtgatagaatacctgactgccacgtagaatgcttgggtttgactGCTGCTGGGATCctgttttttattctttgtattcgtcggGTCATCGCTGCTGATGTAGGTTTTTGCTAACGCcatcacatttaaattaccaatgtctgttctcgccattgcTCGGCTGACAAAAtgtcaatcacgtgtggcgcgtatatatacgcgtaTATCGCGGCCCCTGGTATAAAGAGTATGTGCCAcccatgtctggaggaaagggtttgacgacgtacgtgacatgaTTTTGAccttattcatgtcgtgaccaggcagtcacattcgtcaaaccctcttactccACCGTGCTAATTTTGACCTACACCATGTTAAGAAGGCGATCgcgagagcgccgagacgtaggcggctagatagatagatacctagatagaaacgctcaatgtgccttaggttcgctaagaaatgattcgcatttaatatgcaCTTGGTAATTGAATCCCCATTACGGAAGACTGAGGAACGGTGCCGTTTGGTTCACATTTATCGCGAGAGGACTGTCTGAGCCGCAGCAGAAAACAGACAATGGTAAAGAACCGACAAATCAAGACGCGTGTTTGAAGTTGAAACATTGATGGAAGAGCTttgacacacacatatatatatatatatatatatatatatatatatatatatatatatatatatatatatatatatatatatatatatatatatatatatatatatatatatatatatatatacataaaaagtgGGCACGCTTGCATGCACAGGgcgtgaacaccttaaaaagttaAGATGAGATATCTATTATGCGTTTGCTTTGCATCATCTGCTTAGCTCCGCATTTGCGTAcaaccttttattgcgatagcaattatatatacggctggtttttgccgtcgccgtcgccgccgtcgtgctgcgtgtatgtatatgtatgtatatatatataatatatatatatatatatatatatatatatatatatatatatatatatatatatatatatatatatatatatatcccaaagcagggctgggcagggatactcagaaaagtattccggaatacagatatcgaaatgcatggactggaagcctaaaatacagatactgagatacatttgcctttaacgtaacgggatatttcggagatacttttgtaataagacgaaaaaagtattccggaatacagttacagcgatacagatgcTGTAATActtttttcatttcaaggatgctcatactacgcaaagacacttattagtgcagcatgatgtaattaaagttacagcgcatcgaaacgttcagatcatttatttatttattacagtaccctcagcgccattaagacattgcaggggaggggggcggacaaagtacataattagtaataatgacataattacaagtatcaattgcaataaaaatatactatttcacagcaacagtaacaaggattggacattgaagtcgacatacttggcgaacaaactaagctatactagaaatagcacactttaagcaaatcactcgaatcactgaAGAATTTCTTCTCgtgcactaatgaacctcagtgaattgagaaaagcacacatttattttgaagatctgctttgctaagaaggctgtgtaggcttctcaaataggctgtcttctaacagcgtcggttcagactcagcacaagactcacgaaagaaaaaaagtgtgtctaccgctgaaggcgagcacaaattcgtgttatagtgaataaataccgccttcatagccggattgccctgcagcgttgcgatatctcttctcgagtcatctagataccgaaacactttcgccctcacttgggttgttctgactgttcagaatccgaagtcggtccccatcttcggaatcctcagccgtctgaccctgtcggcttcaatgaagctgtcaccaccaccgacgctaccagcacccatttcagaaagccgcaacaggcgaagtcggctccggcggtgggggagcctgctaccacaaaagaccgtttcacgcatgtcatcaattaggaacgcaccctgacattggagaggtggctgaaagcgcgtcaaaaatagccatcttctagtcacttcggcCGCGACTACaagaactgcttttggaagtgtcgccgctttgagaactgaacgcccgcgaagcattgcaaagcctgttccacgGCGGTATCCGCgccgggggtcgcgaagtaatggcttgccacccgaaaaaaattaggcgtgctgcactgaccttgagagacagcgactttcgtcggcagaggccgacaacactgcccccgcgattctgccgtctgcgttgttgcgcgctttaccacatagaccattctgtgcttgaggggaaaccaccgccgccctatctgtcggcgaccggcggcgctcctttgcttgtcttggcacaaaaaagaaaaaaaaaacgtcatttccccattggaaacacgcctcaactcatttccgacacaaaaaacaatgtaacgagataccagtgtcctgcatagtatcgcgatacaggcgatacatcgtaaatgtatttcactactgagatacaaatacatttttcacatgtatctcgatacagaaatacaaatactcaaaagtatctctgaaatactatcgcgatactcttgtatcgcgatactgcccagccctgtcccaaagaaaaataaaccagaaaaatgcttccgaagcgcggaatcgaaccagcgacctctcacttcgcagcgcggtgcgctaagcactactccacaaagcgcagacccttcaggtacctaacggcaagcgttatatacacaccctttaccgtttgcagtcctccgagacggcaggcgcttataagcctttcttcattgccagcgagatggcgctaggagcgcgacgggcgcacttaaaggcgtcggccagctccctcgcttcttctaatatttgtgcagggagaaccACGAGCGTCTCTTTTCTCACAGaatccatccgggtaacttgagatctggggacttttcgtccgcttgctccttgaaaatccctCTACGTCTGGATACTCCTTGGCGATTGTTTATCCCTAAGAGGCCCAGCTGCTTGTTGATGGCGTGTGTTAAACTTGTCTACGAATACGAAGTCTGTGCGCCCGCCGATGGGGCTGTGGCTAGGTTTACgaccagacgtaactgtagtcctCGCTATCGTTACGTCCGTAACTcacggcagggttctgtttggtgtcgcagtagtctgttgccagactgaggAGCGCGAAGaaattttcctgttgctcagtgaaggccctctgcgcccttcgggcgcggaaaactaatcgtggcttcgccgtcgcttcgcgagtgcggctcgctaacgctcaatggccggttggcacggtctccgtcacgcgctactggccgctgtcgcggccacgcgctgtttagcccgcgcgcctccCCCGTGTCACTAGGCCGCACGTAAACCACGAGCTGCTTCGCGCTTGTCACTTTGGCAACAGAATAATGCGACACCAAACAAAACCCTTCCGGGGAAACAAAACAAGACAGCAGTGAGGTTCGaaaaccaacgtcctcgcagttccgagcacgacacgttaaccgctgcgccactacGGCCAATTGGTTCTATAGGTATAACGGGCTACATTTGTATTGtgacgctggacgtaactttaagatttgttattcttacgtccagacgtaactgcaccGACTCCTAtggttacgtctagacgtaacgctagacacttccTTTCCTGAAATGCACACAAACCACGCGCGCCAACCCGCAAACGGCGAGCAGCaagctctcctagggataaaaagagcattgccagcaagctctcctagggataaaaaagagcattgcacgtgttcctaggtagtacccagacatagtgagatcttcaagaagcaaacggggGAAATGTCCCCAgatccaagttacccggatggattCTGTGAGAAAAGAGACGCTcgtagggagaaccttgcccttccgctgtctgctcgcgcgggcgatCGAAcaagccacggccggtctagagaggagcgagcgagcgcctccagaccggccgtgaacaaactaccgcagtgttcatgattcccagcagatggagctacgtggtagctctcaccgcgcgtcgcatacgtgtagctaaaagcgtttcagatgtcgcgcCCGTAACGTACGTATACTTTTCgcgtttgcgtacgtgaagtccctacgtacgtgaaattaaaactgtctagtagctgccgggtagtgatggacgcgcggtagttgcagcgcgtccatcacgggccgctttttcttgttatcgcattcattgcttcggccttgcggcgaaactgtgacttttttgtatatACGTACATGCCTAGCTTGTTCAGCAAATGTTATATTTGTAGTAAGCGCTTTGTTTTGCCGGTTGTATGCATTTTTTCGATGCAGCTTTGAAGGCTTAGCAAGATAAACTGCCCATTCTCCGCAGTCGTTCTGAGCCACATAGATATCATGTGGATATGCCCTTACATTCTGAATTAGTGAGCTGATAATATAACATAGCTTTTTATGATGTGTTAATCGCAACTGGAATAACTATATCATGTTTAACACGTGATATGTGATTACTTGAGTGATGTGATTTATTGCTTAGCTGTTTACTTGTCAATTGTGCTTGCAAGAAAAGCCATGAGACGCGAGAATAATCTCACTACGAGTTTGCGGGCCATGGGAACAATGCAGGTAGGTGTTTTGACGATCTCTTAaatttagatatttatatgccgGACCCTGATGCTTCTGATATTGCCGAGGCGGAACAGTGTTACTGGTGCAGCGTGTAGCAAGGTGCTATAGTTGTTCAGAACGCAGCTCTGGTTGATTTGGCCCGACTTTAATATATGTCTTCCTCAGCTGTACGCTCAACCGTACGTTGAAACAGATCTCCACTGTAAGAGTGGAGACCACCGTGTGCCGAATAGTTCAGCAGTAGACATCATTTCATGTTCTACAAAATGAaacacagaatttttttttattttactgacGGCCTGTCATTTTGCCTATCTATCAATTCACCTAGCACTAAGAACGCTATCCACTGACCCGCTGCCACTGAACCTGATGTGGCCCACATAATTGTGCGCCGCCTACTCGGCGTGTTGAGTTATCGCGTGATATTCCACGTGTTGTCCAACGCTGCGGCGACATTGAGAAAACGAAACGTAGACGAGGTTCTTACCTTGATGGCAGGCCAATACAGCTGGTACTCAATAAACGCCCAAATCCAGTCCCAAAAGCCTTGTTCCTCCCAAAACGTGGGCACCATGTTCAGGTAGGTATAGTTACACTGCGGGACGGCGAAGTCACTGAACTTAGCACCAGCGCACCGCATCAACATGTCAACGTCCGGGCACTCGACCAGGGACAAGTATTCGTCGATGAGGTTAGCCGTGAGGTCTCTGCGTAAAGCCGACAAAGCTTGCGATAGGATTGTTCCAAAGGAGTTGGCGCATTGTTTAAGAATTTTTATAAAAGCGCCTAAATGGTGTTTGATTGCTTCATTAAAATACATACAAATAGCAAGGTTGAGAAGAAAATTGATCGCatatcagttctgcggaatcccgctcTGTGGCGGAAGGgcaagggataattgacaaccttATGGCATCGTTATACAAACCACCCTTTTGTGGCACGTTTGTAACGGTTCGGCGTCTTCATTACCTTTAATGTTAATGAGGAACTCGCTGTGGCTAAACAGACTAACGATGTTTTTACGCGTCGTACTTCAGCACACGCctactagggatggtcgattaaaattttaatcgattaattgttcatcgttcgtcgatttagcctttcatcgattaattgctttctatgtgatgttttaatcgattaatcgacatttttgatgGGGGCTTTAAAAAAGATATGTCATTGTTTGAGAGACACTGTTTGTGTTTGATCTCGACCGTAGTCTTTCTACCAGACGCGCTAGAAatcacatgtgcgcatttgcgccttcgtgagaaTTTGCACCTTCGCCCAATGGTTACAGGGGCCCTTCGTCTTTGGGTGATGTGACGGATtgaaggatctgtggccatcatccatggACGATTCGTCCGCGGGCCATATTGCCTGGAAGCCTGCCTTCTCGAGCGCACCGAAATCGGAGGCATTGTCGGCTGccacactggtcgaaaagacGGACCGGGAACATGCAGCGTGGCGAAATCCCGCAAAAGGCAAAGCAGagacgaggaggaaaaggaagtaaataagacgctcgcactcGTAGGGACGCCATCTTTCCTCCGTTTGTACGTTAGACATTGTGGAAGCCCTCGATAATACTCTAATTGCAGACTGACGTGATCTCTTTTTTGAGGTAACCCATGCGAGATTGCA harbors:
- the LOC119389043 gene encoding uncharacterized protein LOC119389043, translating into MELLPREFQIKLAALEVATTRETRTQKQATFYIDGSKSQMLRMARDLTEAVNAGVLHQEDLTANLIDEYLSLVECPDVDMLMRCAGAKFSDFAVPQCNYTYLNMVPTFWEEQGFWDWIWAFIEYQLYWPAIKGVKRRHNGYVITSSCRQNLLK